From Virgibacillus natechei, the proteins below share one genomic window:
- a CDS encoding MaoC family dehydratase N-terminal domain-containing protein: protein MYKDQIGNKSNKVKNIVERGMLKKFAESIGDPHPIFINEEYGKQTRYGQNIAPPTFPRVFDYGDIEGLYLPNIGLIHGEQIYHYERPLFVGEEVYCYTELMDYYEKEGNNGLLGFVILKRYGEDLEGKTIFTESQTVIISETVRKELIR from the coding sequence ATGTATAAAGATCAGATAGGAAATAAGTCTAATAAAGTAAAGAATATAGTAGAAAGAGGAATGTTAAAAAAGTTTGCTGAATCTATTGGGGATCCACACCCGATATTTATAAATGAAGAATATGGAAAGCAAACCAGATACGGTCAAAATATTGCACCGCCGACTTTCCCACGTGTCTTTGATTACGGAGATATTGAAGGGTTATATCTTCCTAATATTGGACTTATTCATGGTGAACAAATCTATCATTATGAACGGCCGCTATTCGTGGGAGAAGAGGTTTATTGTTATACAGAACTGATGGATTACTATGAAAAAGAAGGAAATAACGGATTACTTGGCTTTGTCATTTTAAAAAGATACGGCGAAGACCTGGAGGGTAAAACTATCTTTACAGAATCACAAACTGTCATCATATCAGAAACAGTAAGAAAGGAATTGATTCGATGA
- a CDS encoding acyl-CoA dehydrogenase family protein, with translation MHLRLNDEQKMVQKTIRKFVEKELIPLENEVLRNEREGRPSLSAEQMEELQLKAKEAGFWGINTPSEYGGADLGQLMLAIVLMEVSKTFVPFDFGGSADNILYYGNDAQKEKYLIPTINGDKKSCFAMTEPGAGSDTRNIQMTAVKDGNEWVLNGEKTFITGGNEADFVMAIAVTDKETHQKTGSGGVTCFIVDRSMGWKSEYIHTMGEWGPASLVFDNVRVPEENILGEVHGGYQLGLEWIGFARWVVGATAVGASERLLQMAIDYSKERETFGKPISERQAIQWQIADSAVEIEAAKWLVLNATFTLDEGEDNRHLASMAKLYGSNMGNRVIDRVLQIHGGMGYTKELPIERWYREARLWRIYDGTDEIQRLIISRNLLKGNVKIGQYI, from the coding sequence ATGCATTTACGTTTAAATGATGAACAGAAAATGGTCCAAAAGACGATTCGGAAATTTGTAGAAAAGGAATTAATTCCACTTGAAAATGAGGTGCTGCGAAACGAACGCGAAGGGAGGCCAAGTCTTTCAGCAGAACAAATGGAAGAACTTCAATTGAAGGCAAAGGAAGCAGGTTTCTGGGGAATTAATACCCCGAGTGAATACGGAGGTGCTGATCTTGGACAGTTAATGTTGGCAATTGTATTAATGGAAGTTTCCAAGACATTTGTTCCTTTTGACTTCGGAGGTTCGGCAGATAATATTCTTTATTATGGTAACGATGCACAAAAAGAAAAGTACTTGATACCAACCATAAATGGTGATAAAAAATCCTGTTTTGCCATGACAGAACCTGGTGCAGGATCCGATACGAGGAATATACAAATGACAGCAGTTAAAGATGGAAATGAGTGGGTTTTAAATGGAGAGAAGACATTCATCACTGGTGGGAATGAGGCCGATTTCGTTATGGCAATTGCAGTAACAGATAAAGAAACACATCAGAAAACCGGTAGTGGTGGCGTAACTTGCTTTATTGTTGATCGAAGTATGGGTTGGAAATCAGAGTATATTCACACAATGGGAGAATGGGGTCCAGCTAGCTTAGTCTTCGATAATGTAAGAGTACCTGAAGAAAATATATTGGGAGAGGTTCACGGAGGATATCAACTTGGACTGGAGTGGATTGGATTTGCTAGATGGGTTGTAGGAGCTACGGCAGTTGGTGCTTCGGAACGTTTACTACAAATGGCTATCGATTATTCGAAGGAACGTGAGACATTTGGGAAACCAATTTCTGAAAGACAGGCAATACAGTGGCAAATTGCTGACTCTGCAGTGGAGATAGAAGCAGCTAAATGGCTCGTGCTAAATGCTACGTTCACCCTTGATGAAGGGGAAGACAATCGTCATTTGGCATCTATGGCTAAACTGTATGGATCTAACATGGGAAATAGAGTAATAGACCGGGTTCTACAGATTCATGGTGGTATGGGGTATACAAAAGAATTGCCAATTGAGCGCTGGTACCGTGAAGCAAGATTATGGAGGATTTATGATGGTACAGATGAGATTCAGCGATTAATTATTTCCAGAAATCTATTAAAAGGAAACGTAAAAATAGGCCAGTATATTTAA
- a CDS encoding ABC transporter ATP-binding protein, which translates to MVLKVEQLTKAFGGLTAVDNVDLDVKEGDIQAIIGPNGAGKSTFFNLISGFHPSTSGNISYKGESIEKMQPNKVAKLGIARTFQTTNLFEDATVMDNVIIGNRLRTKSGLWDAILRTKREQREEEESIQKAYESLEFIELSHLADAPIGSITQEQRKRVAFALALATNPKLVLLDEPAAGVNPDETDGLAYLIKKIAKSGITVCLIEHKMSMIMSLADRIMVLNQGKRIAEGTPEEIQHNQVVIEAYLGSEENEPANA; encoded by the coding sequence ATGGTTTTAAAAGTTGAACAGTTAACAAAAGCGTTTGGAGGACTAACGGCAGTTGATAATGTTGACCTTGATGTGAAGGAAGGGGATATCCAAGCAATTATTGGTCCAAATGGAGCGGGTAAATCCACATTTTTTAATCTGATAAGCGGCTTCCATCCTTCTACCTCTGGAAATATTTCTTATAAAGGAGAAAGCATAGAAAAGATGCAGCCTAATAAAGTTGCCAAGCTAGGAATAGCAAGAACGTTTCAAACAACCAATCTGTTTGAAGATGCGACCGTCATGGACAATGTTATTATAGGAAATCGATTGAGAACAAAATCGGGTCTTTGGGATGCAATATTGCGTACCAAGCGTGAACAAAGAGAGGAAGAAGAAAGCATTCAGAAAGCTTATGAATCATTGGAATTTATTGAATTGTCACATCTTGCAGATGCGCCAATTGGTAGTATTACCCAAGAACAAAGAAAAAGAGTTGCTTTTGCTTTGGCGCTAGCTACGAATCCTAAGCTTGTGCTGTTGGATGAACCAGCAGCTGGGGTTAATCCAGATGAGACGGATGGACTTGCTTATTTGATTAAAAAAATAGCAAAGAGTGGGATTACTGTATGTTTAATAGAACATAAAATGTCGATGATTATGTCACTAGCAGATAGAATCATGGTATTGAATCAAGGGAAAAGAATAGCAGAAGGAACACCAGAGGAAATACAGCATAACCAGGTTGTTATTGAAGCATATTTGGGGAGTGAGGAGAATGAGCCAGCTAACGCTTAA
- a CDS encoding MaoC/PaaZ C-terminal domain-containing protein, which yields MSSLVELKQNEALEEITLEPVSRIDLIKYAGASGDFNPIHTIDDEAKNAGLPGIIAHGMWTMGNLSKLFTPYLEEAFIQDYQIRFSGMVFLEDVITLKAVLQDSSETFLHFKVAAVNQKGEDVIKGNVTLNLYI from the coding sequence ATGAGTAGCTTAGTTGAATTAAAACAAAACGAAGCACTGGAAGAAATAACCCTTGAACCTGTATCTAGAATTGACTTGATTAAATACGCAGGTGCTTCAGGAGATTTTAATCCTATCCATACGATTGATGATGAAGCAAAGAATGCAGGGCTTCCAGGTATTATTGCCCATGGGATGTGGACGATGGGAAACTTGTCTAAACTATTTACCCCCTATTTAGAAGAAGCGTTTATTCAGGATTATCAAATACGCTTTTCAGGAATGGTTTTTCTGGAGGATGTTATTACCCTTAAAGCAGTATTACAAGATTCCAGTGAGACGTTCCTCCATTTTAAAGTAGCAGCTGTTAATCAAAAAGGTGAAGATGTTATTAAAGGCAACGTAACGCTAAATCTGTATATCTAA
- a CDS encoding ABC transporter ATP-binding protein, producing the protein MSQLTLKASELAVKYGDFTALKGINLEVSQGELVVLLGANGAGKSTLFRAISGLNKPAKGEIHFHDNKVNGFSPDKLVKYGIVQCPEGRKLFPRMSVNDNLQMGGFVQRGKKKEMQKSMKHVYDLFPILKDKENNLAGSLSGGQQQMLAIGRSLMAKPRLLLLDEPSLGLAPMIVKQMFEIIQQINQEGTTVLLAEQNASAALKIADRGYVIENGQMVVKGTSEELFNNEEIRKAYIGA; encoded by the coding sequence ATGAGCCAGCTAACGCTTAAGGCATCTGAATTAGCAGTTAAATATGGAGATTTTACTGCTTTAAAAGGGATTAATTTAGAAGTAAGTCAAGGAGAATTAGTTGTTTTACTAGGGGCAAATGGTGCGGGGAAAAGTACTTTATTTCGTGCTATTAGTGGTCTAAACAAACCAGCTAAAGGAGAAATACATTTTCATGATAATAAAGTTAATGGGTTTTCACCAGATAAATTAGTAAAATATGGTATCGTACAATGCCCTGAAGGGAGAAAACTGTTCCCAAGGATGTCTGTTAATGACAATTTACAAATGGGGGGATTTGTTCAACGGGGCAAAAAAAAGGAAATGCAGAAATCAATGAAACATGTTTATGATTTGTTTCCAATTTTAAAAGATAAAGAGAATAATTTAGCTGGATCGTTAAGTGGTGGTCAGCAGCAAATGCTTGCAATTGGTAGATCATTAATGGCTAAACCGAGGCTGCTATTACTTGATGAACCCTCCTTAGGCCTTGCTCCAATGATTGTAAAACAGATGTTTGAGATCATTCAGCAAATTAATCAAGAAGGAACTACGGTTCTATTAGCGGAACAAAATGCAAGTGCAGCCTTGAAAATTGCAGATAGAGGTTATGTGATAGAAAATGGTCAAATGGTTGTCAAAGGTACCAGTGAAGAGCTTTTCAATAATGAAGAAATTAGAAAAGCTTATATCGGTGCTTAA
- a CDS encoding ABC transporter substrate-binding protein produces MKQIKSIFLLGILVLLAFGLTACLEDDVSGDSPDVDESETVETETPEVTDDEEIVKIGYTGPLSGPGAQYGLHVLNGMEMAVEEINEEGFEIDGTTHKVELVALDDQYLPNEAGVNITRMVSEDDPVAILIPHSGGVFAAQEFNEQDDFIIMAYTSEPRMYEQGNELLMGISPQYSVWPDTFSDYMMENFGGKMALLPTNSQYGMDWAEAIEPVWEEKGGEIVYESDIDYSQDTDYFTVMTNALDNDPDVLFVGGPSEPTALVIQQAKELGYEGGFMIMDQAKLEEMAGFLDGYDMLNGSIGVLPIEEENTEASNLFVETYQEQFDEEFATSESSLTYQSVHALVEGMKVAGTVDDRKAIMDALNEGIENIPEEKSVLPLHEIDDEGSMQWKFEAGAVEDGEVISIPLDE; encoded by the coding sequence ATGAAGCAAATAAAAAGCATTTTTCTGCTTGGGATTCTAGTACTACTGGCTTTTGGTTTAACAGCTTGTTTAGAAGACGATGTATCAGGTGATTCACCGGATGTGGATGAAAGTGAAACAGTTGAAACTGAAACGCCAGAAGTAACTGATGATGAAGAAATTGTTAAAATTGGGTATACGGGTCCCTTAAGCGGTCCAGGAGCCCAATATGGATTACATGTATTAAATGGAATGGAAATGGCTGTTGAAGAGATTAATGAAGAAGGTTTTGAAATAGATGGAACCACACACAAAGTTGAACTCGTTGCACTTGACGACCAATATTTGCCCAATGAGGCTGGTGTAAATATAACAAGAATGGTCTCAGAAGACGATCCAGTTGCGATTCTTATTCCACACAGTGGAGGAGTTTTTGCAGCGCAAGAGTTTAATGAACAGGATGATTTTATTATTATGGCCTATACGAGTGAACCAAGGATGTATGAGCAAGGGAATGAGTTGTTGATGGGTATCTCTCCTCAATACAGTGTTTGGCCAGATACATTTAGCGATTATATGATGGAGAATTTTGGGGGTAAAATGGCACTCCTCCCAACAAATTCACAGTACGGTATGGACTGGGCAGAAGCGATAGAGCCTGTTTGGGAAGAAAAGGGTGGAGAAATTGTTTATGAAAGCGATATAGATTATAGTCAAGATACGGATTATTTTACTGTTATGACAAACGCTTTAGATAATGACCCGGATGTTCTATTTGTAGGCGGCCCTTCTGAACCAACTGCACTTGTTATTCAACAAGCAAAGGAATTGGGTTATGAAGGTGGATTCATGATAATGGATCAAGCAAAATTAGAAGAAATGGCTGGGTTTTTGGATGGCTATGATATGTTGAATGGATCAATTGGTGTTCTTCCTATCGAAGAAGAGAACACGGAGGCGAGTAATCTGTTTGTTGAAACTTATCAGGAGCAGTTTGATGAAGAGTTCGCGACATCTGAATCGTCTCTTACGTATCAAAGTGTGCATGCATTAGTGGAAGGGATGAAAGTTGCTGGGACAGTTGATGATAGAAAAGCAATTATGGACGCTTTGAATGAAGGTATCGAAAATATTCCAGAAGAGAAATCGGTACTTCCTCTTCACGAGATTGATGATGAAGGCAGTATGCAATGGAAGTTTGAGGCTGGTGCTGTAGAAGATGGAGAAGTAATTTCCATACCACTGGATGAATAG
- a CDS encoding SDR family NAD(P)-dependent oxidoreductase yields MTGRFKGRVAFITGGSRGIGKGVAQTLAEEGAKVAIIDINEEALVKTASELTDQGYDVFSKVVNVVESDEVETAMKEVVTKFGSLDILVNNAGVIRDNLLFKMTDSDWGQVMDVHLKGAFNAVRAAQQYMVKNKYGRIINTSSTSALGNRGQANYATAKAGLQGLTKTLSIELGKFGITTNAVAPGFIETEMTKETAERIGVPFEELVKASVETIPVGRSGKPVDIANAVAFFADEKSSFVNGQVIYVAGGPKD; encoded by the coding sequence ATGACAGGTCGATTTAAAGGAAGAGTAGCTTTTATTACAGGTGGAAGTCGAGGGATAGGAAAAGGAGTAGCTCAAACTTTAGCTGAAGAAGGTGCTAAAGTAGCCATTATTGATATTAATGAAGAAGCGCTTGTTAAGACAGCAAGTGAATTAACGGATCAAGGTTATGACGTATTTTCTAAGGTAGTAAACGTTGTGGAATCAGATGAAGTGGAGACAGCGATGAAAGAGGTAGTGACCAAATTTGGATCACTGGACATTCTTGTGAATAATGCTGGAGTTATTCGAGATAACTTATTGTTTAAGATGACAGATAGTGACTGGGGCCAAGTAATGGACGTTCATTTAAAAGGGGCATTTAATGCTGTCCGTGCTGCCCAGCAATACATGGTAAAGAATAAATATGGGCGAATCATTAATACGTCATCGACTTCAGCTCTTGGTAATCGAGGCCAAGCTAATTATGCAACAGCAAAAGCAGGGCTGCAAGGTCTAACCAAAACGTTATCCATTGAACTCGGTAAATTTGGCATTACAACAAATGCGGTTGCACCTGGATTCATTGAAACAGAAATGACGAAAGAAACAGCAGAACGTATTGGTGTACCATTTGAGGAATTGGTAAAAGCAAGTGTCGAAACGATCCCAGTTGGTAGAAGCGGAAAACCAGTGGATATCGCGAATGCCGTTGCTTTTTTTGCAGATGAGAAATCATCATTTGTTAATGGCCAAGTCATCTATGTTGCTGGTGGACCAAAAGATTAA